The following proteins are co-located in the Haloarcula rubripromontorii genome:
- the fer gene encoding ferredoxin Fer: MESPFEVLGITPDADDGEIVDAYRERVKEAHPDQGGSAAEFQAVKTAYERLQNGYEPGDPLPDEASESESEAEEAPPEPDDPMVEFLNFEVLEDHGWALEDEDLFAKAADANLQSTDFGRFYVDPNDTLLEAAEKNGFAWPFACRGGACTNCAVAVVEGEMPSPASHILPPDLTEKGIRLSCIAAPVSEDAKIVYNLKHLPEVRELLLPASRFEQASSTD, from the coding sequence GTGGAGTCCCCATTCGAGGTCCTCGGAATCACACCGGACGCCGACGACGGGGAAATCGTCGACGCGTACCGCGAGCGGGTGAAAGAGGCACACCCGGATCAGGGCGGGTCCGCGGCCGAGTTCCAGGCAGTCAAGACAGCCTACGAGCGACTGCAGAACGGGTACGAGCCCGGAGACCCCCTTCCAGACGAGGCATCGGAGTCCGAATCCGAGGCCGAGGAGGCCCCGCCGGAACCGGACGACCCGATGGTAGAATTTCTCAACTTCGAGGTGCTTGAGGACCACGGCTGGGCACTGGAAGACGAGGATTTGTTCGCGAAAGCCGCCGACGCGAACCTGCAGTCGACTGATTTCGGGCGGTTCTACGTCGACCCGAACGACACGCTGCTTGAAGCGGCCGAAAAGAACGGCTTCGCGTGGCCGTTTGCCTGCCGTGGCGGCGCGTGTACGAACTGCGCGGTGGCGGTCGTCGAGGGCGAGATGCCGTCACCGGCGAGCCACATTCTCCCGCCGGACCTCACCGAGAAGGGGATTCGCCTGTCGTGTATCGCCGCACCGGTGTCTGAGGACGCGAAAATCGTCTACAACCTGAAACACCTCCCCGAAGTGAGAGAACTGTTGTTACCCGCGAGCCGGTTCGAGCAGGCCTCCTCAACCGATTAA
- a CDS encoding aspartate kinase: MRVVAKFGGTSLGSGDRINRAADSIAAAVQQGHEVAVVASAMGNTTDELLDEINYDADSADRAEIVSMGERTSVRMLKGALAARGIEAVFLEPGSEDWPIITDEYGEVDVEETQKRAHALAGQLKDVVPVITGFLAQDYQGNVTTLGRGGSDTSAVMMGDYMDADEVVIVTDVEGVMTGDPRVVEGARNVGKISVDELRSLSFRGAEVVAPSALSYKSDDLGVRVVHYQHGDLLSGGTSIEGEFQNLIDLQEQPIACVTVAGRAIRNSPGILADLSGAIADEEINIEANSSGMDSLTFYVDEDDAEEAEALLHARIVDDETLSSVTVEDDIAVIRVTGGDPSQSALAHQVVAPLADAHIHLYDVITSATSVSVFVPWEDREQALSLVQNVF; the protein is encoded by the coding sequence ATGCGCGTAGTCGCCAAGTTCGGTGGGACGAGCCTCGGAAGCGGCGATCGTATCAACCGGGCCGCGGACTCTATTGCTGCTGCCGTCCAGCAGGGCCACGAGGTCGCGGTCGTCGCCTCGGCGATGGGCAACACAACCGACGAACTGCTCGACGAGATCAACTACGACGCCGACTCCGCGGACCGCGCGGAGATTGTCTCGATGGGCGAACGGACCTCCGTCCGGATGCTCAAGGGCGCGCTCGCCGCCCGCGGTATCGAGGCGGTCTTCCTCGAACCCGGGAGCGAGGACTGGCCGATCATCACCGACGAGTACGGCGAGGTCGATGTCGAGGAGACACAGAAGCGCGCCCACGCGCTCGCCGGCCAGCTCAAGGACGTCGTCCCGGTTATCACCGGCTTCCTCGCGCAGGACTACCAGGGCAACGTGACGACGCTCGGCCGTGGCGGCTCCGATACGAGCGCCGTGATGATGGGCGACTACATGGACGCCGACGAAGTCGTCATCGTCACCGACGTCGAGGGCGTCATGACCGGGGACCCACGGGTTGTCGAGGGCGCTCGGAACGTCGGCAAAATCTCCGTCGATGAACTCCGTTCGCTGTCGTTCCGCGGGGCCGAGGTGGTCGCGCCGTCGGCGCTGTCGTACAAGAGCGACGACCTCGGTGTCCGCGTCGTCCATTACCAGCACGGCGACCTGCTCTCCGGTGGCACTTCAATAGAAGGCGAGTTCCAGAACCTGATCGACCTGCAGGAACAGCCAATCGCCTGCGTGACCGTCGCCGGTCGCGCTATCCGGAACAGCCCGGGCATCCTCGCGGACCTGTCGGGCGCTATCGCTGACGAGGAGATCAACATCGAGGCCAACTCCTCGGGAATGGACTCGCTGACGTTCTATGTCGACGAAGACGACGCCGAGGAAGCCGAAGCACTGCTGCACGCCCGTATCGTTGACGACGAGACGCTCTCGTCAGTCACTGTCGAGGACGACATCGCCGTCATCCGCGTTACCGGCGGCGACCCCAGCCAGTCGGCGCTGGCTCACCAGGTCGTCGCACCGCTTGCCGACGCGCACATCCATCTCTACGATGTGATTACGTCCGCGACATCGGTCTCCGTGTTCGTCCCGTGGGAGGACCGCGAACAGGCCCTCTCGCTCGTACAGAACGTCTTCTGA
- the thrC gene encoding threonine synthase has product MVPTMADLQLTDDVPPVADDGVWLACIECGETFAPFDEIRYTCDDCDGLLEVRYDDLPTFDEFEGSGVWRYNAALPFEEGVTLPEGDTPLHEMPRLKDDIGVDALRVKHEGMNPTGSFKDRGMTVGVRVAQEVGVDRLACASTGNTSAALAAYGARGGMETLVLLPAGKVAAGKIAQASLHRARILEVDGNFDQCLDIVQDLAARGEAYLLNSLNPFRLEGQKTIGLEIMEEFYADNGEYPDRIVLPVGNAGNTAALYKCFRELVKAGAITEEQVPKLTGVQAEGAAPMVEAIENGYEDTRRWEDVETRATAIRIGNPVNAPKALPGIRETGGTAVAVSDEEITEAQRDIAGEGVGVEPASAASVAGLRKLRREGEVDSDESVVCLTTGHLLKDPEAAAEAGNEPEPVANSTEAVLDLIEEPSSVSATVRRQVSKAADAPLVPALVAGGLGIAYLYRKFRS; this is encoded by the coding sequence ATGGTCCCGACAATGGCTGACCTGCAACTCACCGACGACGTGCCGCCGGTTGCCGACGACGGCGTCTGGCTGGCCTGCATCGAGTGTGGTGAGACGTTCGCGCCCTTCGACGAGATTCGCTACACCTGCGACGACTGTGATGGCCTGCTTGAGGTCCGCTACGACGACCTGCCGACCTTCGACGAGTTCGAAGGCTCGGGAGTCTGGCGGTACAACGCCGCCCTGCCCTTCGAGGAAGGTGTCACGCTCCCCGAGGGTGACACGCCGCTCCACGAGATGCCGCGCCTGAAAGACGACATCGGCGTCGACGCGCTCCGCGTGAAACACGAGGGGATGAATCCCACCGGCTCGTTCAAGGACCGCGGCATGACCGTCGGTGTCCGGGTCGCTCAGGAGGTCGGTGTCGACCGACTGGCCTGTGCCTCGACCGGGAACACCTCCGCGGCGCTTGCGGCCTACGGCGCACGCGGCGGCATGGAGACGCTCGTCCTCCTGCCCGCCGGGAAGGTCGCGGCCGGGAAGATCGCACAGGCGAGTCTCCACCGCGCCCGGATTCTGGAGGTCGACGGCAACTTCGACCAATGTCTCGACATCGTGCAGGACCTCGCCGCCCGCGGCGAGGCCTACCTCCTGAACTCGCTGAACCCCTTCCGTCTGGAGGGCCAGAAGACCATCGGGCTGGAAATCATGGAGGAGTTCTACGCCGACAACGGCGAGTACCCGGACCGCATCGTCCTGCCGGTCGGCAACGCCGGCAACACCGCGGCGCTGTACAAGTGCTTCCGCGAGCTCGTCAAGGCCGGCGCGATAACCGAAGAGCAGGTCCCGAAGCTCACTGGCGTCCAGGCCGAGGGGGCCGCTCCGATGGTCGAGGCCATCGAGAACGGCTACGAGGACACCCGCCGCTGGGAGGACGTCGAAACCCGCGCGACCGCCATCCGCATCGGCAACCCGGTCAACGCGCCGAAGGCGCTGCCGGGCATCCGGGAGACCGGCGGCACCGCGGTGGCCGTCTCCGACGAGGAGATTACCGAGGCCCAGCGCGACATCGCCGGCGAGGGCGTCGGCGTCGAACCGGCCTCTGCCGCCTCTGTCGCCGGCCTCCGGAAGCTCCGGCGCGAGGGCGAGGTCGACAGCGACGAGTCGGTCGTCTGCCTGACCACGGGCCACCTGCTCAAAGACCCCGAGGCAGCCGCCGAAGCCGGGAACGAGCCGGAACCAGTCGCAAACAGCACCGAGGCCGTGCTGGACCTCATCGAAGAGCCGTCGTCGGTCTCCGCGACGGTTCGACGACAGGTGTCGAAGGCCGCCGACGCGCCACTGGTCCCGGCACTGGTCGCTGGCGGTCTCGGCATCGCGTATCTCTACCGCAAATTCCGCTCGTAG
- a CDS encoding helix-turn-helix domain-containing protein translates to MSVNRSPDQFHELMVDDEPNLSDVMACVFGVQEHEVRTYQTLLETPASTVEELADELGRDRSNVNRSLSTLREKGLAARKRRLLDGGGHVYQYTATPPSEARELMHETLDEWTAAVHHRIDEFDASPGE, encoded by the coding sequence ATGTCTGTCAACCGGTCTCCGGACCAGTTCCACGAGCTGATGGTCGACGACGAACCGAATCTCTCTGACGTGATGGCTTGCGTGTTCGGTGTGCAAGAACACGAGGTACGGACGTACCAGACATTGCTTGAGACACCTGCAAGCACTGTCGAGGAACTCGCTGACGAACTCGGCCGCGACCGCTCGAACGTCAATCGTTCGCTGTCGACGCTTCGCGAGAAGGGGCTCGCGGCGCGGAAACGACGCCTCCTCGACGGCGGCGGCCACGTGTATCAGTACACCGCGACACCGCCGTCTGAGGCCCGCGAACTGATGCACGAGACGCTCGACGAGTGGACCGCCGCGGTCCATCACCGTATCGACGAGTTCGACGCCAGCCCCGGCGAGTGA
- a CDS encoding orotate phosphoribosyltransferase: MNYRSFEHLSADTQEWIVDLPDDLGLIVGIPRSGMLVSNLLSLHLNLPMTDIDGLREGRLLQTGERYDGEVDFTKFSKILVVDDTVYTGSEMTDAQSTIDGFDLSADVYYGAVYVDEGSERFVDTYAQTLAFPRVFEWNMMHHDFLVDACVDLDGILCRDPTPEENDDGPRYREFLSTVDPICVPSVKIGKIVTCRLEKYRNETAAWLDEHGIEYDELVMMQYPDKATRVAAGNHGEYKAEVYESSDAKLFIESSHSQARTIAMQTTKPVYSKEQNRMLQQGYLNRVARNGRMSIEAVKSDPLRYAEQFRSDPVDFVKRASSVFL; this comes from the coding sequence ATGAATTACAGGAGTTTCGAGCATCTCAGTGCTGATACGCAGGAGTGGATCGTCGATCTCCCAGACGACCTGGGTCTGATCGTCGGAATACCCAGAAGTGGGATGTTAGTGTCGAATTTACTCTCACTGCATCTCAATCTCCCGATGACGGACATCGACGGGTTGCGGGAGGGGAGACTCCTACAGACGGGGGAACGGTACGACGGTGAGGTCGACTTCACGAAGTTCTCAAAGATACTGGTGGTCGACGATACCGTCTACACCGGAAGCGAAATGACCGATGCGCAGTCCACAATCGACGGGTTCGATCTGTCGGCGGACGTGTACTACGGCGCTGTGTACGTTGACGAGGGTTCTGAGCGGTTCGTCGATACGTACGCACAGACCCTGGCGTTCCCGAGAGTGTTCGAGTGGAACATGATGCACCACGACTTCCTCGTGGACGCCTGTGTCGACTTGGACGGCATCCTCTGTCGTGACCCGACGCCGGAAGAGAACGACGACGGGCCGAGATACCGGGAGTTTCTTTCGACCGTCGATCCGATCTGTGTTCCCTCGGTGAAGATCGGGAAAATAGTCACCTGTCGACTGGAGAAATACCGCAACGAGACCGCTGCCTGGCTCGACGAACACGGGATCGAGTACGACGAGCTAGTGATGATGCAGTACCCTGATAAGGCCACACGAGTCGCTGCGGGCAACCACGGCGAGTACAAGGCCGAGGTGTACGAGTCTTCGGACGCCAAGCTGTTCATCGAGAGTTCCCATTCGCAGGCCCGAACCATCGCTATGCAGACGACCAAACCAGTCTACAGCAAAGAGCAAAACCGAATGCTCCAGCAGGGGTATCTCAACCGCGTCGCCAGAAACGGGCGGATGTCCATTGAAGCCGTCAAATCCGACCCGCTCAGATACGCCGAACAGTTCAGGTCGGACCCTGTCGACTTCGTCAAGCGGGCCTCGTCGGTGTTTCTCTGA
- a CDS encoding SDR family oxidoreductase has product MGSGPLSETAALVTGASSGIGAATARKLARDGADVALVARREDRLTELADEISAEHTVDTHVVPADVSDRAQVTAAVESTVDTLGSLDGVVVNAGVGRGSDVETLSDEQYRTMMDVNVDGAFYTARESLPHLRAGAGSLVFVGSFAGQYPRPFNPVYAATKWWLRGFAHSLAGQVGDDDIGITVVNPSEVRSEFGSEDGTPFNERFEPGDVTEPEEVADAIAFAMRQEPPTTINSIDVFRRDKFEHF; this is encoded by the coding sequence ATGGGTTCGGGACCACTCTCAGAGACAGCCGCACTCGTTACCGGAGCGAGTTCGGGTATCGGCGCGGCAACCGCTCGGAAGCTGGCACGTGACGGAGCCGACGTGGCACTGGTCGCCCGCCGGGAAGACCGCCTCACTGAACTGGCCGACGAAATCTCCGCCGAGCACACCGTCGACACCCACGTCGTGCCGGCCGACGTTAGCGACCGGGCACAGGTCACGGCCGCTGTCGAGTCCACCGTCGACACGCTCGGCTCGCTCGACGGCGTCGTTGTCAACGCCGGGGTTGGCCGCGGCTCGGACGTGGAGACCCTGTCAGATGAGCAGTACCGCACGATGATGGATGTCAACGTCGACGGCGCGTTCTACACCGCCCGCGAGTCGCTGCCGCATCTCCGTGCTGGGGCCGGGTCGCTCGTGTTCGTCGGGAGCTTCGCCGGACAGTATCCCCGGCCGTTCAATCCCGTCTACGCCGCAACGAAGTGGTGGCTCCGTGGCTTCGCCCACAGCCTCGCCGGGCAGGTCGGTGACGACGACATCGGCATCACCGTAGTCAATCCTTCAGAGGTCCGGTCTGAGTTCGGCTCCGAGGACGGAACCCCGTTCAACGAGCGGTTCGAGCCGGGTGATGTGACCGAGCCCGAGGAGGTAGCCGACGCTATCGCCTTCGCTATGCGACAGGAGCCACCGACTACCATCAACAGCATCGACGTGTTCCGTCGGGACAAGTTCGAGCACTTCTAA
- the argF gene encoding ornithine carbamoyltransferase, protein MDILDVDDLTTGELATVLDRAAAIKADHGEGSMSDLLEQQTLGMIFEKPSTRTRVSFETGMTQLGGHAVFLGPDDIHLGHGEPVKDTARALGRYVDFIMARVFDHADAEELAEYAEVPVINGLTDDAHPCQTLADLLTIREQFGDFEDVSVAWVGDGNNVCQSFVIGAAMVGLDLTVATPEGYGISEDVADRAAAFGNAPETTHDPEAAVADADVVYSDVWVSMGQEDKREQKLEDFEGFQITTELLGDRPFMHCLPAHRSEEVTDDAIESDNAIVWDQAENRLHAQKGLLAWLSEQA, encoded by the coding sequence ATGGACATACTCGACGTCGACGACCTCACGACCGGCGAACTGGCGACTGTCCTCGACCGCGCCGCGGCCATCAAGGCCGACCACGGCGAGGGGAGCATGAGTGACCTGCTTGAGCAGCAGACGCTCGGCATGATATTCGAGAAGCCCTCGACGCGAACTCGGGTGTCCTTCGAGACGGGGATGACGCAACTGGGCGGCCACGCCGTGTTCCTCGGCCCCGACGACATCCACCTGGGACACGGCGAACCGGTCAAGGACACCGCCCGCGCGCTCGGCCGCTACGTCGATTTCATCATGGCCCGCGTGTTTGACCACGCGGACGCCGAGGAACTGGCCGAATACGCCGAGGTCCCGGTCATCAACGGCCTCACCGACGACGCCCACCCCTGCCAGACGCTTGCGGACCTACTGACTATCCGCGAGCAGTTCGGCGACTTCGAGGACGTTTCGGTGGCGTGGGTCGGCGACGGCAACAACGTCTGCCAGTCGTTCGTCATCGGCGCGGCGATGGTCGGGCTCGACCTCACCGTCGCCACGCCGGAGGGCTACGGCATCTCCGAGGACGTGGCCGACCGCGCCGCCGCCTTCGGCAACGCGCCTGAAACGACCCACGACCCAGAAGCGGCCGTCGCCGACGCCGACGTGGTCTACTCCGACGTGTGGGTCAGCATGGGCCAGGAGGACAAACGCGAGCAGAAGCTCGAAGACTTCGAGGGGTTCCAGATTACGACGGAGCTGCTGGGCGACCGCCCGTTCATGCACTGTCTCCCCGCCCACCGCAGCGAGGAGGTCACCGACGACGCCATCGAGTCCGACAACGCCATCGTCTGGGACCAGGCGGAGAACCGCTTGCACGCCCAGAAGGGACTGCTGGCGTGGCTGTCTGAGCAGGCGTAG
- a CDS encoding [LysW]-lysine hydrolase, with amino-acid sequence MSEAASHETDTEARDLLEAIVRIPSVSRNETEAAERLVEFFEAHGREAWLDEVGNVRAPADDGVLLTSHIDTVPGDIPVRVEETDEGDVLWGRGSVDAKGPLCAMAVAAVRTGASFVGVVGEEVDSRGGRYLVEDREEAPDAVVNGEPSGWEGITLGYRGLLAGTYVATSESGHSSRPENNAIQDAIDWWSSVDDEFDDDEWNPVFEQVTCKPVEFEGGPSADGLSVEATMDVQLRVPPEYTTDEIREIADGYLTNGTVNWNDRVEPVMQSPRTNAARAFRAAIRQQGGEPTLLRKTGTSDMNVYAKAWDCPMVTYGPGDSDLDHAPDEHLPLDEYDRAVAVLETATERLLED; translated from the coding sequence ATGAGCGAAGCCGCGAGCCACGAGACCGACACCGAGGCCCGCGACCTGCTCGAAGCAATCGTCCGCATCCCATCGGTTTCACGGAACGAGACGGAGGCAGCCGAACGGCTGGTCGAGTTCTTCGAGGCCCACGGCCGCGAGGCGTGGCTCGACGAGGTGGGCAACGTCCGCGCCCCGGCCGACGACGGCGTCCTGCTCACCTCCCACATCGACACGGTCCCGGGGGACATCCCGGTCCGCGTGGAGGAGACCGACGAGGGGGACGTGCTGTGGGGGCGCGGCAGCGTCGACGCGAAGGGCCCGCTGTGTGCGATGGCCGTGGCCGCCGTCCGCACCGGGGCGTCCTTCGTCGGCGTCGTCGGCGAGGAGGTCGACTCCCGCGGCGGGCGCTACCTCGTCGAGGACCGCGAGGAGGCCCCCGACGCCGTCGTCAACGGCGAACCCTCCGGCTGGGAGGGCATCACGCTGGGCTACCGCGGTCTGCTGGCCGGGACCTACGTCGCAACGAGTGAGTCCGGGCACTCCTCGCGTCCGGAGAACAACGCCATCCAGGACGCCATCGACTGGTGGTCGTCGGTCGACGACGAGTTCGACGACGACGAGTGGAACCCGGTGTTCGAGCAGGTCACCTGCAAGCCCGTCGAGTTCGAGGGCGGTCCCTCCGCCGACGGACTCTCCGTCGAAGCGACGATGGACGTCCAGTTGCGGGTCCCGCCGGAGTACACCACCGACGAAATCCGGGAGATAGCCGACGGCTACCTGACGAACGGGACCGTCAACTGGAACGACAGGGTCGAACCGGTGATGCAGAGCCCCCGGACCAACGCCGCACGGGCGTTCCGGGCCGCCATCCGTCAGCAGGGCGGCGAGCCCACGCTGCTTCGCAAGACCGGGACCAGCGACATGAACGTCTACGCGAAAGCGTGGGACTGCCCGATGGTGACCTACGGCCCCGGCGACTCCGACCTCGACCACGCACCGGACGAGCACCTCCCGCTCGACGAGTACGACCGCGCCGTTGCAGTGCTCGAAACCGCGACCGAACGCCTGCTGGAGGACTGA
- a CDS encoding aspartate aminotransferase family protein, translated as MSGFVFNEKPIQIERGDGAYVYDDSGTEYLDMGASYACVPLGHGHPAVQDAVTEQLEKITYVQASYPNAERTALYDLLADTAPDPIGKTWLCNSGTEANEAALKFARSATGNSKIVATMQGFHGRTMGALATTWKDKYKKPYEPLIGDVEFVPYDDSEALDEAVDEDTAAFIVEPVQGEGGINPTSDGYLEAAREITEAAGAALIFDEVQTGMGRTGALWNSQRAAVAPDMITAAKGLGNGLPIGATLCRDWIAEDYGSHASTFSGGPVISAAAGATVSTIIEESVPGNAAVMGDYLLTELEAAIGDDVRDIRGEGLMIGVEVGRGANAALKKLALNHQVLALPAGRTVVRLLPPLTIDEAHADAVVDAMAEVVG; from the coding sequence ATGAGCGGATTCGTCTTCAACGAGAAACCCATCCAGATAGAACGCGGCGACGGTGCCTACGTCTACGACGACAGCGGCACAGAGTACCTCGACATGGGCGCGTCATACGCCTGTGTCCCGCTCGGTCACGGCCACCCGGCAGTACAGGACGCCGTCACCGAGCAGCTAGAGAAGATAACGTACGTCCAGGCGTCGTACCCCAACGCCGAGCGGACGGCGCTGTACGACCTGCTCGCCGACACCGCGCCGGACCCCATCGGCAAGACCTGGCTCTGTAACTCCGGGACCGAGGCCAACGAGGCGGCGCTGAAGTTTGCCCGCTCGGCCACCGGGAACTCCAAAATCGTCGCGACGATGCAGGGCTTCCACGGCCGGACGATGGGCGCGCTCGCGACGACCTGGAAGGACAAGTACAAGAAGCCCTACGAGCCGCTCATCGGCGACGTGGAGTTCGTCCCATACGACGACAGCGAGGCGCTCGACGAGGCCGTCGACGAGGACACCGCCGCGTTCATCGTCGAACCCGTCCAGGGCGAGGGCGGTATCAACCCCACGTCCGACGGCTACCTCGAAGCCGCACGGGAGATTACCGAGGCGGCCGGAGCCGCGCTCATCTTCGACGAGGTCCAGACCGGGATGGGCCGGACCGGCGCGCTGTGGAACTCCCAGCGGGCTGCCGTCGCGCCCGACATGATAACCGCGGCGAAGGGGCTGGGCAACGGCCTCCCCATCGGCGCGACGCTGTGCCGGGACTGGATTGCCGAGGACTACGGCTCCCACGCCTCGACGTTCTCCGGCGGGCCGGTCATCTCCGCGGCCGCCGGCGCAACAGTCTCGACTATCATCGAGGAGTCGGTGCCCGGCAATGCCGCCGTGATGGGCGACTATCTCCTGACCGAACTGGAGGCGGCTATCGGCGACGACGTGCGGGACATCCGCGGCGAGGGCCTGATGATCGGCGTCGAGGTCGGCCGCGGCGCGAACGCGGCGCTGAAGAAACTCGCGCTGAACCACCAGGTACTCGCTTTGCCGGCCGGCCGCACGGTCGTCCGCCTGCTCCCGCCCCTGACCATCGACGAGGCCCACGCCGACGCCGTCGTCGACGCGATGGCGGAGGTGGTGGGATGA
- a CDS encoding acetylglutamate/acetylaminoadipate kinase, with the protein MTVVIKVGGARAVDPAGALADVASLVADGERVVVVHGGSTKVDETLERLGVEPEYVETPSGVVGRFTDETTMEVFEMAFGHLNTQLVAGLQSEGVDAVGLNGVDGKLLYGPRKSAVRVVEDGKKKIRRGDHSGTIKRVNGDLLESLLDDGYTPVAAPPMAGDDDGEIIPVNTDADRSAAAIAAELDATLVLLTDVAGVYEDPDDPATLIESVETAADWDALEDAAEGFMGRKIMAVEEALDGGAPEAVVADANADAPIRSALDGGGTHVYADALTDKQTEETDT; encoded by the coding sequence ATGACAGTCGTTATCAAAGTCGGTGGCGCTCGCGCGGTCGACCCCGCGGGGGCGCTTGCGGACGTGGCATCGTTAGTGGCCGACGGGGAGCGGGTCGTCGTGGTCCACGGCGGCTCGACCAAAGTCGACGAGACGCTCGAACGGCTCGGCGTCGAGCCCGAATACGTCGAGACGCCGTCGGGCGTCGTCGGCCGGTTCACGGACGAGACCACGATGGAGGTGTTCGAGATGGCCTTTGGCCACCTCAACACCCAGCTCGTCGCCGGCCTCCAGAGCGAGGGCGTCGACGCGGTCGGGCTCAACGGCGTCGACGGCAAACTGCTCTACGGACCGCGCAAGTCCGCAGTGCGGGTCGTCGAAGACGGGAAGAAGAAAATCCGCCGTGGCGACCACTCCGGGACGATAAAGCGGGTCAACGGCGACCTGCTGGAGTCGCTGCTCGACGATGGCTATACACCCGTCGCCGCGCCGCCGATGGCAGGGGACGATGACGGTGAAATCATTCCCGTCAACACGGACGCCGACCGCTCGGCGGCGGCCATCGCCGCCGAACTCGACGCGACGCTGGTCCTCCTGACCGACGTTGCGGGCGTCTACGAAGACCCCGACGACCCGGCGACGCTCATCGAATCAGTCGAGACGGCCGCCGACTGGGACGCGCTCGAAGACGCGGCCGAGGGCTTCATGGGCCGGAAGATAATGGCCGTCGAGGAGGCCCTCGACGGCGGCGCGCCCGAGGCGGTCGTGGCCGACGCCAACGCCGACGCGCCGATTCGCTCGGCGCTCGACGGCGGCGGCACGCACGTCTACGCCGACGCACTCACAGACAAACAGACGGAGGAAACAGACACATGA
- the argC gene encoding N-acetyl-gamma-glutamyl-phosphate reductase — protein sequence MTYTASVVGGSGFTGGELLRILDGHPEFELEQATSRSKENKTIGHSHPNLRHSDLRFSSPEDLASVDVLFAATPHGVSMEQIDRFQDAAGTVVDLSADFRLDSEAQYDEWYDGHTRPDLLAESEYALPELNRENLEGADLIASGGCNATATILGLLPLFEADVLSGDEQVVVDVKVGSSEGGAGGGEASSHPERSGVVRPYAPTGHRHEAEIQQFLGIDVSFTVHAVDMTRGASATCHVFPEGPVSKGDLWGAYRGEYEDEPFVELVAGGGGVYRYPEPKSVAGTNRAEVGFELDPGNKRLVVFSAIDNMMKGSAGQAVHAANVALGIEETAGLEFQGLHPVGAP from the coding sequence ATGACGTACACGGCGAGCGTCGTCGGCGGCTCCGGTTTCACCGGGGGCGAACTGCTTCGCATCCTCGATGGCCACCCCGAGTTCGAACTCGAACAGGCGACCAGCCGCTCGAAGGAGAACAAGACCATCGGCCACTCCCACCCGAACCTCCGGCACTCGGACCTGCGCTTCTCCTCGCCGGAGGACCTGGCGTCGGTGGACGTGCTGTTCGCCGCGACGCCCCACGGCGTCTCGATGGAGCAGATAGACCGATTCCAGGACGCGGCCGGCACGGTCGTCGACCTCTCAGCGGACTTCCGCCTCGACAGCGAGGCCCAGTACGACGAGTGGTACGACGGCCACACGCGCCCGGACCTGCTGGCCGAGAGCGAGTACGCGCTGCCGGAACTCAACCGCGAGAACCTCGAAGGTGCGGACCTCATCGCCTCCGGCGGCTGTAACGCCACGGCGACGATCCTGGGCCTGCTCCCGCTGTTCGAGGCCGACGTCCTCTCGGGCGACGAGCAGGTCGTCGTTGACGTGAAGGTCGGCTCCAGCGAGGGCGGGGCCGGCGGCGGCGAGGCCTCCTCGCATCCGGAGCGCTCGGGCGTCGTCCGCCCGTACGCCCCCACGGGCCACCGCCACGAGGCCGAGATACAGCAGTTCCTCGGCATCGACGTGTCCTTCACGGTCCACGCGGTGGACATGACCCGCGGCGCGAGCGCGACCTGCCACGTCTTCCCAGAGGGCCCCGTCTCGAAGGGGGACCTCTGGGGCGCGTACCGCGGCGAGTACGAGGACGAACCGTTCGTCGAACTCGTCGCCGGCGGCGGTGGCGTCTACCGCTACCCCGAGCCGAAGTCGGTCGCGGGCACGAACCGCGCCGAGGTCGGCTTCGAACTCGACCCCGGCAACAAGCGACTGGTCGTGTTCTCGGCAATCGACAACATGATGAAGGGGTCGGCGGGCCAGGCCGTCCACGCCGCGAACGTCGCCCTCGGCATCGAAGAGACGGCGGGGCTGGAGTTCCAGGGACTCCACCCCGTCGGCGCACCGTAA